A genomic region of Alligator mississippiensis isolate rAllMis1 chromosome 4, rAllMis1, whole genome shotgun sequence contains the following coding sequences:
- the LOC132250070 gene encoding scavenger receptor cysteine-rich type 1 protein M130-like, whose product MSFLPFSNKEKLHIVGTEDSCSGRVEVWHRGSWGMVCDDSWDLADANVVCKQGGCGAAVSALGEAAFGAGTGPIWLEKVNCKGTESSLWDCPAEPWGNSRCQHKEDAAVICTNGTETTASPQKTETPRHPSPTAGRDTVPIVVCIVLGALLCLVLIILGGKGEKHQGTAQR is encoded by the exons atgagttttttgcctttCTCAAACAAAGAGAAGCTCCACATTGTGGGAACAGAGGACAGTTGCTCGGGGAGAGTGGAGGTTTGGCACCGCGGCTCCTGGGGAATGGTGTGTGATGATTCCTGGGACCTCGCAGATGCCAATGTTGTGTGCAAGCaagggggctgtggagctgctgtgTCTGCCCTGGGTGAGGCTGCTTTCGGGGCGGGGACTGGCCCCATCTGGCTGGAGAAGGTGAACTGCAAGGGAACGGAGTCGTCTCTGTGGGACTGCCCTGCTGAGCCCTGGGGAAACAGTAGATGCCAGCATAAGGAAGATGCTGCTGTGATCTGCACCA ATGGGACAGAGACCACTGCATCCCCACAGAAAACAG AAACACCTCGGCACCCATCTCCAACAGCAGGGAGAGACACGGTGCCCATTGTCGTCTGCATTGTCCTGGGGGCCCTTCTCTGTCTCGTCCTGATCATTCTGGGGGGGAAAGGTGAGAAGCACCAGGGCACTGCACAGAGGTGA